The Chryseobacterium glaciei DNA window GATTGAATATAAAACCCCCGATCGAAAGCGAGGGGATTTTTTGTATCCGGAATTAAAGGAAAAATAACTAAATTCGTATAGTTATAATCAAAAAATAAAGTTCAGATGAAGTGTAATAAAATAATTTTAATTGTTGGTTTATTGTTATTTCAGTTAAATTTTGCTCAGGAAAAAGCAGAGGTTGTTTTAAACAAAGCTCTTACAGAAGCAAAAGCTCAAAACAAAAATGTTCTTTTGGTTTTTCACGCATCGTGGTGTAAGTGGTGCAAAATGATGGAAAAAAACATGAATCTTCCTGAAACAAAACCATTATTCGATAAAAATTTTGTAACCGCTTATCTTGATGTTCAGGAAAGAGGTGAAAAGAAAAGCCTTGAAAATCCTGGCGGACAGGAAATAATGAACAAATATAAAGGTGAAAATGCCGGACTTCCTTTTTGGCTTGTACTAGATCCGAAAGGAAAAGTATTGGCAGATTCTTTTGATGAAAAAGGAGATAATTTAGGCTCACCGGCAACACCTGAAGAAGTTAATTCTTTTATAGCTAAGCTGGAAAAATCATCTAAGTTAAATAAAGAAGAGCTTCAGACTATTCAAAGTGTATTTGTGAAAAAAGTGCAATAATAAAAAGCTCAAGAAAAATTGAAATGCCTCTAAAAGTGTAAATTTTAGAGGCATTTTTTTGTTTTTTACAGCGAAAAAACTCCCCAAACAAAATGTTCAGGGAGTTAATATAATTTTTATTTACCAAAGAATATTTCGTCTTTCTTTTGTTGTTCTACATATATTTCCTGAAATTTTACAGGCATATAATTGTAAAGATCATTCCAATATTGAATTTTTGTGTGCTTTTTAAAGCTTTCAAAAGATCTTACAAAAAGGTTTTCTATCATATCTTTTACATAAGAATTTCCTTTTTTGTAAATGAATTCCATCAGTTTAATATGATGTCCTATGATATTAATCTTAGATTCTAATAAAAGATCTTTCAGATAATTGATAGTCGCCTGCATAACCCCGGCGAAATTATTTTGTTTTGATAGTTGAGTGATTTCACTTCTGATTGTTGGATAGAAAAATTTTAAATACTCTACAGCCATTTTCTGATTAATAGTTTGCATTTGCACATTCATCATAATTAATATTTTTCGAATACTTCTATTGCCGCGAAAACCGTACCAAACTTATAAGCAGGCAGCAAAAACAAATACACCTATTATGATAGCAATATGAGTTGCCAATATTTCCATATTGTGTCTGGAATTAGACTGTTTCCATTGTTTCCAGTCGAATTCTTTTCTGATTTTTGTCTTCATAATTTTAACTTTTTTGTAATAAAATGGGTGAAATATGTAATAAAAAATTTCACATTCCATGTTTATAAATTTGTTTTGAATAAATTTTCTGCAAGTCCAGAGAAATATGAGTAAAAATGGCCTTTCTATATTCTTCGTTGCAAAATGTGGTAAAATTGTCCAGAGAATAAATAAAAGTACTTTCTACAGCGTTTTTCAGCTTTACATCGCCGTTTTTGTAAATCTCATCCATCTTTTGTAAGCTTTTAAATAAAAGATTTCTGTCGTTTTGGCGGATCATGTTTTTAATACAATCCGTAAAAGTCTGGATAACACTGTAAGAATTTTGACTTTTATTGTTTTCCAATTCATTTTGAATGTCGGGAACCACATCTGTAATTTCCTGAGCAGCTTGTAAATAATTCATATTTTTATTGATTTTGATCTAAAATTTTAATGAAAACACCAGAAATAAAGACGACCAATAAAGCGATCAATATAACATGATAAGGCTTTAACCATTTTGGCGTTTTCGGGCCTTTGCTTTTTAATCTTCTTAATGTGTCCAATCTGTTTAATGTCTTTAAGTCCATTGTGTATGTTTTGAAGACTAAATGCCAAATTACATTCCTTTTAATATTAATTTGATTTAAATGGTTTAAAATCAATTTGTTATTTAATTTTAATTAAAATTTTAAAGCAAAAAAGCCTGTCAAAATGATAAGGTTTTTATCAGAATGAAAAGAAAGGATTAGATGTTTAGGGGAGAAGTTTATTTTTAATTATATCAATAATTATATTTGTTTCCTCTAAAATATTTAAATCTATTTCTAAGTGTTTTAATATGACTATTTTAATTAGTTCGGTTATAAGTTGTTTTAGAATAGTTTTATGTACTTGTTTCATCAATTAATATTTTGACAAAACTGTATTTTCAACAAAGCTTACTAAAGGACATAAATTAAAAGTTTAATTTATTGATTATTAGATTGTTAAATATTTTGTTAATTTGTTCTGTTTTTGTAATTATTTGATTGTGAGTAATTTATTTATTTTTAAGACCATTTTTTTGGCGCAATTTTGTCCATTCTTTTTTTTGAGACGATAGAATGAATATCTTTGCAATCCATAAAAATCAAAAGATGTTTTCAAAAATAGTAGTACACAGAGTAGGAAATAAAATCAACGGAGAGTCTTTAATACTTTCTCAGGAAGAATTGCAGTTGGAAGAAGGAATGGCAGAATCGCTTGAAGATTATTTTTTAGGGTCTTTTAAGTCTGAGGAAACGTTTAATTTTTACAGTGATACCTATTTGGTAAATAATCATGTTTTCAGTTCTGTATCTGAAATTTTTGATGATAAAGCCAAGTTTCTTTGGGAAGCCGAAAATATTGCGAAGCATCTTTTTGAAGTTGCCGAAAACCCAAGAGTTATGGGTGGTGAACTATTCATCGTTTATTTTGAAGACGATAGAGAAGGTGATGAAAAAGTAGATAAGATCGGAATTTTTAAAACTGAAAAAAGAGAACCATTCTTAAAAATAGCTCCTCAAGGCGAAAGTTTTGAAATTGAAAAAGACTTGGGAATTGGTTTGTCAAAAATTGATAAAGCGGCTTTGATCTACAATAATCATAAAGAAACAGGGTATGTACTTTCTGTGGTTGACAACAACAAGAACGGAGATATGTATTACTGGTTTGAGGATTTCTTAAAGGTAAAACAACGTGACGACGAATATTTTCATACACAGGAAGCCTTAATGGTGTACAAAGATTACATCACCAAACAACTTCCTCAGGAATTTGAAGTTTCCAAAGCAGATCAGGCAGATTTCTTAAATAAATCAATCAATTTCTTTAAAGAAAAAGAAGAGTTTAAACTAGATGAATTTGCAAGTGAGGTCTTAGTAGATGAGCATGTGATCGAAAGTTTTAATAATTTTAAAACAGATTACGAACAGGATATGCAGATCAATATTGCGGAAGAATTCCCGATCAGTGAAGCAGCTGTTAAGAAGACACAAAGACATTTCAAGAGTATCATTAAATTAGATAAAAACTTCCACATCTACATCCACGGAGATCGCCAGAAATTGGCTACAGGAGAAGATGAAAAAGGGAAGTACTACATGTTATATTTCGATAAAGAAGTTTAAACTATAAAATCGTCTGGTTAATTAATAAAATGATAACTTTATAACCAATCATAAAATATTCGTTATGAAGTTCATGATCATTTTCTGGGCGCTTTATATGTTGTTTTTTTGCATACCGTTTCCGATTTTTATTTATACGCTAAATTCGGAAACACTCTTAGAACCAAGAAATTCGTTGACTGCCGGCTATATTTATCTTGGTTTTTCTGTTTTGGTGTGGTTGTATGTAATTATCTTTTTTATCAATAATCTTTTCGTAAAAACTTTTAAAGCTAAAAGTACGATCAATAATATTCTCAAAAACGGAACACCAAGAGAAGCGAAAATTATTAATTATCAATTGATAAAATATAATGCTAAATCGAATGTCAATGCTATTCAGATCAAACTTTCTTTTCAGAATCTAAGGAATATTATGATTGAGCATGAGCTTTTTTTTCATGATATTAAACCTCAGGAAAAAAGATTTGATGTAGGTAAAACAGTCAAAGTTTTACTGAATCCTAATACATCAGAAGAACCTTATTTTATTTTAAGTGGTCAACAGACCAAATTTAATCCTGTCGGAATGGTCTTGAGAATTTTGTTTGTAGTTTTTATGATCGCCTATGTTATTGGACTGTATTACTATTTCTACACCACAGAATCCTTTGATTTTGGATGGCGGTTTCTGACTTTCATGCATCCGATTATTTTCAGTGGAGTGATGTTTTTATTGACCATTTTGGTCTATCAAATGATCGTCGGAAAGTTTTTAAAAAAAACAAAAGAAGAGAAAATTCTTTTTGCCGGAAGAAATGCCGAGGCAGAAATTATCAGTGTAAGTCAAACAGGTTTAACAGTGAATAATCAACCTCAGATCATATTTCAGGTGAGTTTTAAAGATTTTAAGGGTAAAGAATATATTACAGTGTTCAAAAAAATTGTCAACCTTCTGGATTTGGCTTCTGTTCCCAGACAAGGCAAAATCGAGATCATGTATGATGAAAATAATCCTTCAAAAATTACAATTCCGAGAATGAATTAAATTAAAACATTACTTCTTCCTAAAAAACAACGCCCGACTATATTCATAATTCATTCTTGCAATATTTAACACAGAAATTCCCTGCGGACATTCTACTTCACAGGCTTCGGTGTTGGAACAGTGACCGAAATGTTCAACATCCATTTGTTTCACCATATTTAAAACACGGTTGCTTCTTTCTTCCTTTCCTTGTGGAAGTAAAACCATATGCGTGATTTTTGCAGAAGTAAATAGGGCAGCACTGGCATTTTTACAGGTCGCCACACATGCTCCACAGCCAATACATGCCGCGGAATCAAAGGCTTCTTCTGCAATTTGATGAGTAATCGGAATGGCCGTTGCATCGGGAGCCTGACCAGTATTAATGGAAACAAAACCGCCGGAAGAAATAATTCTGTCAAAAGCAGAACGGTCTACTTTTAAATCCTTTTTTACGGGAAATGCATCTGCTCGGAAAGGTTCAATCAAAACAGTTTCTCCATCTCTGAAAGAACGTAAATGAAGCTGGCACGTTGTTGTGTTTTTTAAAGGTCCATGAGCTAACCCGTTAATCATCATTCCGCATTGTCCGCAGATTCCTTCGCGACAATCGTGGTCGAATTCTACAGGTTCATCACCCTGAACAATTAGTTTCTCATTTAAGGTATCCAGCATTTCAAGGAAAGACATGTGAGGATTTAATGCGGTTAAATCATAATTCACCAGTTTTCCTTCACTCTGATTATCTTTCTGTCTCCATATCTTAAGGTGTAAATCCATAATTTCTGTGTTTTATTTATAGCTTCTTACAGTTGGTTGTATTTCTTCGAATATCAAAGGTTCTTTAATTAATTCAGGTTCATTATTTTCACCTTTCCAAGCCCACGCTGAGATGAATTGAAATTCTGAGTCATTCCTCAATGCTTCTCCATCCGGAGTTTGATATTCTTCACGAAAATGCGCTCCACAAGATTCATTTCTCGTTAAAGCATCATAACACATCAGTTCACCGATTTCAAAATAATCAGCTACACGACCTGCTTTTTCGAGTTCAGTATTCATTGTGTCACCTTGTCCGGAAACTTTCACGTTTGTATAAAACTCCTGTTTCAGTTTTTTGATTTCTTCGATAGCATATTTCAGACCTTCTTCATTTCGGGCTAAACCACAATAATCATAAAGAAGTTTCCCTAATGTTTTATGGAAATGGTCAACAGTTTTTGTTCCATTAATATTGATAAAACCTTTAATCTGTTGCTTAACTTCATTTTCAGCTTTTTCAAATTCAATATTATCCGTTGAAATTTTTCCGGTGTGAATTTCATTTGATAAAAAATTCGCAATCGTGTAAGGAGCAATAAAATATCCATCTACAGAAGCTTGAAGCAAAGAATTCGCGCCCAGTCGATTCGCACCGTGATCGGCAAAATTCGCTTCACCCAATGCAAATAATCCAGGAATGGTGGTCATTAATTCATAATCTACCCAAAGTCCACCCATCGAAAAGTGGGCAGAAGGAGAGATCATCATCGGTTCTTCGTAAGCATTGTAGCCCGTTATTTTAAGATACATTTCGAATAAATTGCCATATTTCTCCTGAATTTTTTCTTTTCCCTGTTCGTTAATTGCTTTGGAAAAATCAAGGTAGACCGCATTTTTTAACGGACCGATTCCAAAACCTGCATCAATTCTTTCTTTTGCTGCTCTTGATGAAATATCTCTTGGCGCTAAATTTCCAAATGCAGGATATTTTCTTTCCAAATAATAATCTCTTTCGCTTTCGGGAATATCGTTGGGTTTTCTGGTCTCATTTTCTTTTAGAGGAACCCAAATTCTGCCGTCATTTCGTAAAGACTCTGACATCAAAGTTAATTTTGACTGATAATCTCCAGACTGTGGCAGGGAAGTAGGGTGTACCTGAATCCAGCTTGGAGACGCCATCAAGGCTCCTTTTTTATGAGCTCTCCAAATCGCAGAACCGTTGCAACCCATCGCCAAAGTCGATAAATAATAGATTTTACCATAACCTCCCGTTGCCAAAACAACTGCGTGAGCGGAGTGTCTTTCAATATCTCCTGTGTCTAAATTTCTAACGATAATTCCTCTTGCTTTTCCATCAATCATTACCAAATCCAGCATTTCGTGTCTTGAAAATAACTGAACGCTGCCTTTTCCAACCTGTCGCATTAAAGCTTGATAAGATCCCAATAACAATTGTTGTCCGGTTTGTCCTCTAGCATAAAAAGTTCTGCTTACCTGAACGCCACCGAAAGAACGGTTGTTCAAATAACCACCATATTCTCTTCCGAATGGAACACCTTGTGCAACGGCTTGGTCGATGAGATTCAGCGAGCATTCTGCCATTCTGTAGACATTGGCTTCACGTGCTCTGAAGTCGCCACCCTTTAAGGTGTCAACGAACATTCTATAGACACTATCGCCATCATTTTTATAATTTTTGGCAGCATTTACACCACCTTGAGCAGCCACGGAATGCGCTCTCCTTGGACTGTCCTGAAAGCAAAATGATTTGACATTGTAGCCCATTTCACCCAAAGAGGCAGCGAGAGAACTTCCTGCTAATCCTGTTCCCACAACAATAATATCTAACTTTTTACGGTTGGCAGGATTCACAAGCTTGGCTTTCTTTTTATAGTTGTCCCATTTTTGTTCTAAAGGTCCTTCCGGTATTTTTGAATCTAAAATCATAGTTTCTCAATTTAATTCGCAGTGAAGAATACATAAATTGGCATTAAAGCAAATCCAACACTGATGATGATTGAATAAGCAATTCCAATGGTTTTGAACCATTTTATAAACTTCGGATGAAATAATCCTAATGTTCTTACAGCGCTGTAAATACCATGGATGAGGTGATAGCATAACGCAACCATTGATAAAACATAAATGATGACATACCACCATTCTTTAAAAACAGTTACTACAAGAATATAGAGGTCTTTATTTCCATTTTCATCCAAAGGTGGATTTCCGAATTTATAGATATACCAAAAATTTTGAAAATGAATCACCAGAAAAATTAATAATAATGTTCCGAGAATTCCCATATTTCGGGAAGCCCATTTACTGGCTCTTCCTCTTTTGTCAGATTGGTAAATTCCGCCTGATTTTTTGTTTTTTAACGTAATTATTAATCCGTCAATAGCATGAAGAATAATACTTGCATATAAAACGTAGGAGACGATTTTAATGACAATGTTTCCCGACAGAAAATGTGAATAGACATTAAACTGAAGATGGGCTTGCTCTTGCGGTAAAAAAAGCTGAAGATTCCCCAAAAAATGGATCAACAGAAAGAAGCTCAGGAATAATCCTGTAAGACACATCAGCATTTTTCTTGATAAGGTAGACAGCATGTTTTTTGTTTTTATGTTAGATAAAGGTTGGGAGATGGAAGATGGAAGTTTATGAAAAATGATGTTAATATGCACTAATAAAACCTCCAGCTTCCCTCTTCCAACTTCCCGCTTTTTAATAATATCCTAGAACTTTCATCCAAAGTCCGCCGACTCCCATGTAGATAATCAACAGGACAATTCCGATTTCCAAACCGCGAAGCCACCAAGCTTTTAAATCGACATATCCACTTCCAAAGAAAACTGGAGCAGGGCCATGACCGTAATGCGTCAACACACCATAAATTGATCCTAAAAATCCAAGCATCATAGCCAACAACATCGGAGGAATTCCCACTGCAACGCCAACTCCTAATAAGGCGGCGTACATTGCAGCAACGTGAGCTGTTGCACTCGCAAAAATATAATGGCTAAAGAAGTACACGAGAATAATTACAGGAAAAGCAACTGTCCATGTCATGTGCCCGATTTTAACTTTAATTAAATCACTAAACCATCCAATGAATCCCAATTCGTTGAGTGAACTCGCCATCATCACCAGAACGGCAAACCAAACTATGGTATCCCAAGCTCCTTTTTCAGATTTTACATCTTCCCAGGTCAATACTGATGTTAATAAAAGTAAGGTTAATCCAATGAAAGCGGTTGTGGTTGCATCAATTGATAATGCTCCACCAAAAATCCAAAGACCTAATAAAATGAAGAATGCTAATAACATCAACCATTCATTTTTAGAAATTGGTCCCATTTCTTTTAATTTTTGAGCGGCCATTTTGGGAGCATCGCTGGTTTTCTTTAATTCAGGTGGATATAATTTGTATAAAACTAATGGAACTACAAAAAACGCCACCAATCCCGGAACAAAACCTGCAGCAGCCCAAGACATCCATGTAATATTGATTCCTAAATTGGCCGCAAATTTCTGACACATCGGGTTACTTGCCGTGCCTGTTAAGAACATAGAAGATGAGATCAAATTCATGTAATAACTGTTTAATGTTAAAAATGAACCGAGCTTTCTATGAGTTTCAGGTTTTTCAGGAACGGAATCAAAACTTATCGCCATAGATTTCATGATCGGATAAATAATTCCGCCACCTCTTGCCGTATTACTCGGAATAGCGGGAGCTAAACAAACGTCTGCCAACCCTAATCCGTAAGCCAGTCCTAAAGAACTTTTACCGAAAATTCTGATGAATAAAAAGGCAATTCTGTTTCCTAAACCTGTTTTAATAAAGCCTCTTGCGATAAAGAATGAAATCCCGATCAGCCAGATTACTTTGTCTCCAAAGCCTGAAAGTGCTTTTGTGATTGATTTTCCTGCATCTCCAGGAGCTACAACTTGTGTTAAAGCTGTAAATCCGATAGCCATCATACACATGGTTCCCATCGGAGCTGCTTTTAAGATAATTCCTAAAATGGTGGCTGCGAAAATGGCAAATAAATGCCACGCATTTTCCGCAACGCCTTCCGGAGCAGGAATAAACCATATGATAAGGGCAACAGCAAAGGTGATTGCTATGGCTTTGATATTAATTTCTTTCATAATAGTTAGTTTTAATGATTAAAATCTACTTTGTACCTGAACAATGAATAGATTATTGTTGTATTGTGAGGTGTTTGCAATGCTGTGTTTGTAACGGTCGAATTGCACTCCGAGCTGAATTCTGGCGCCATAATTTTTCAAAAATTCTAATCCAAACATTGGAGTTATTGTTTGTCTTGGATTTGAATTTAATCTGAAATTGGTGTCCAAATACTCATAACGACAAGACAATTCGAAAGCACTTAAATTTCTATGATTGATTTCGTATCGTAAATTCGGAAGAAAGTAAGCTCCACGAATCAGGTATTCATCAGGATTATCTGGTCTGAGTTCTGGTGCAACGGCAAAATACAACGGATGATTGGTTCCCTGTTTTGCTTCCAGTTGCATATCTAAACTCCATTTTGAATCAAAATTGACTAATGAATTTAAATCAACTCCAACAGCATAAATTTTCTTTCCGAAAACCTCACCGATACCTCCATTTAAGCCTAGATTTAAATTATATTTTTTAGCTAAACCAAAAACTAATCGGCTTGAATATTGTTTCCCGTCATCGTTATCATTGACTTGATTTTTCCCGTTTCCATTCACAACAGAAATAGCGTATTGGAAAGGGATTTTACCTAATTCAAGTTGGCCTGTTGCGGAAATTCCGATTTGGAAGCTTGTCCAGCCTAATTTCCCGAATTCGGTGTATTGATTTGACCAGTCTAGCGATTTAATGATGTCGATAGGATAGGTTTCTTCAATACCGAACCAAGGTCTGAATTGTCCGACCGTAAAGGCTAATTTCGGATTGAAAGTGTATTTTAAGTAAGCATTTTCGAGAACTCTGCTTTTGGGATCGTTTTTGAAATCGGCTAAATTGGCCAAAGCAACAACTTCAGTTCGTTTGCTGATCTGCGCCCGAACCTGAACTCTCATGTATTTAATCATGAAATTATTATTGGTTCCCGAGCCGTCACTGTGATGAAGTCCGTTTACATCCACATCATTTTTCATTCCGACCAGATATCTTGCCTGAAACAGACCTTTTATCTGAAGAACAGGATATTTTACGTTGTCTTCGGTTTCTTGTTTAGCGTGCAGAGAGTCTGGAACCTGAGCTTTTGCTGAAAAATAAAACAGCATAAGACAAAGCAAGAGACTCATTTTTTTTGTTGAAAAAAAGGTCATAGAATTTGTGTTTAGTGAGTAGCATTATTTTTTTAAGCTAAGAATCTGAAGTTTACTGATCAGAACTCTTTTTAAGAGGAAATAAAGGGGAAGTTTTTCATATAATATTTTTTAGATTTAAGTGAAAATTAATCTTGAATTCTAATTATGTATTCAATGATTTTTAAATGTATTCTTGATTTGGTGATATAAATTTAATAATTTTTGTTTAATTAACATAAAATTTTCAAACTGTAATGTAAAATTCATGTGAATAATCAGTTATGATGAATTTAGAATAATTATTAGCTCTATTTTTAGTATATTATTAGTAAAAAGGCCTTTTAAAAATGAATAATGGAAATGTTTTTGTGCTGATTTCAAGGTGTTTTACGGAAGCTATCCTCCGCATTAACGATGCTTTAACGTTTTAAACATTTGGTACCACATCGTAATATTGCTTTAAAAAATTCGTTATATTTGATAGATTAAAGAATTATATGAATTTTGTAGATTGTCATGAAGAGCCCATACATATTCCTGGGTATATACAAAGTTTTGGGTATCTGATTGGCATTGATGTAGAATCTCATTCCATTACTTTTTTTAGCCAGAATATTTCCAACATTTTCAGTATTGAGAATGTTGAATTTCTTTTTGGCAAAAAAATAAATGACTTTCCTGAAATATTTAAAAGCATTATAGATTCTGACATTTATCATTCATTACATAAATTTACAAGAAGAGAAAACGAAACTTATTTTGATAAAATTTTCGTTGGTGAAAAGGAATATCATTTTTCGGTTTTCAGAAGTAAAAATCATATTTTTCTTGAATTTGAGCAAGTTTTAAAAAATCCGAACAAACGTATTTCGAATAAATACGATAATTTTTACATCATCGATAATGCACAGGAAATTTGGGAGCAATTATTAAGTACACTTTCAAAAATCGTGAATTATGACCGAATGATGGTGTATAAATTCATGTTAGACGGCTCAGGAAAGGTAATTGCAGAAAAAAGAAATAAAAATTTAGAAAGCTATTTGGGACTTCATTATCCCGAATCTGATATTCCGAGACAGGCGAGGGAATTATACATGAAGAAGAGGAAGAGAATTTTCAGTAATGTATATTCCGAAACTGTTCCAATTTTTAGCAAAACGAAACAAAATATTGATCTTACATTTACCGGATCTCGAGGTATGTCGCCTATTCATGGGCAGTATATCAAGAATTCCGGGGCGTCTTCAAGTTTCAGCGTGTCTATTATTATTGATGATAAACTTTGGGGTTTGGTGACATGTCAAAATTCTGAGGCGAAACATATTGACCTTGAAGACAGGGTTCAGGCAGGAATTTTCACGGCTTTGGCGTCCAATGCCTATTCATCATTTAAATCTAAAAAAGAGCTTGAGTTTCGTATAAGTTTAGAAGGAAAATCGTCTTATTTGAAATCGGATTTTCTGAGACATAACACGTTATTTGATTCTTTAATTGAAAATAAAAAAGAGATAAGAGAATTGCCTGAAGCTGATGGTTTGATCATTGTTTCTGATGAAGATATTGTAACGGATGGCGTAACGCCTGAACGTTCTGTCATTGGAAAAATCGTTAATTGGGCGCATGAAAATACGCAGGAAAGTCTGTACGTAAACCGTAGTTTCCTTAAAGAATATGGTGAGGAATTAGGCTTGAATGAAAATGCAGCAGGAATCATCATTTATTTTATCGAAAGAAGTAAAAACGAAATGCTGATCTGGTTCCGAAAAGAATTTGATGAACATATTAACTGGGCTGGAAATCCTGAAAAACAAATAGGTGTTTTTTCGCAAAACGGTGAAGAAAAACACATTATTTCTCCAAGAACTTCTTTTCAGACTTTTACAGAAAATATCAAAGGAAATTCCAGAAGGTGGAGTTCTAGAAATCTCAGTGCGATACAATCTGTACGTGATGTAAT harbors:
- a CDS encoding fumarate reductase/succinate dehydrogenase flavoprotein subunit, with amino-acid sequence MILDSKIPEGPLEQKWDNYKKKAKLVNPANRKKLDIIVVGTGLAGSSLAASLGEMGYNVKSFCFQDSPRRAHSVAAQGGVNAAKNYKNDGDSVYRMFVDTLKGGDFRAREANVYRMAECSLNLIDQAVAQGVPFGREYGGYLNNRSFGGVQVSRTFYARGQTGQQLLLGSYQALMRQVGKGSVQLFSRHEMLDLVMIDGKARGIIVRNLDTGDIERHSAHAVVLATGGYGKIYYLSTLAMGCNGSAIWRAHKKGALMASPSWIQVHPTSLPQSGDYQSKLTLMSESLRNDGRIWVPLKENETRKPNDIPESERDYYLERKYPAFGNLAPRDISSRAAKERIDAGFGIGPLKNAVYLDFSKAINEQGKEKIQEKYGNLFEMYLKITGYNAYEEPMMISPSAHFSMGGLWVDYELMTTIPGLFALGEANFADHGANRLGANSLLQASVDGYFIAPYTIANFLSNEIHTGKISTDNIEFEKAENEVKQQIKGFININGTKTVDHFHKTLGKLLYDYCGLARNEEGLKYAIEEIKKLKQEFYTNVKVSGQGDTMNTELEKAGRVADYFEIGELMCYDALTRNESCGAHFREEYQTPDGEALRNDSEFQFISAWAWKGENNEPELIKEPLIFEEIQPTVRSYK
- a CDS encoding thioredoxin family protein, with the protein product MKCNKIILIVGLLLFQLNFAQEKAEVVLNKALTEAKAQNKNVLLVFHASWCKWCKMMEKNMNLPETKPLFDKNFVTAYLDVQERGEKKSLENPGGQEIMNKYKGENAGLPFWLVLDPKGKVLADSFDEKGDNLGSPATPEEVNSFIAKLEKSSKLNKEELQTIQSVFVKKVQ
- a CDS encoding succinate dehydrogenase/fumarate reductase iron-sulfur subunit, which gives rise to MDLHLKIWRQKDNQSEGKLVNYDLTALNPHMSFLEMLDTLNEKLIVQGDEPVEFDHDCREGICGQCGMMINGLAHGPLKNTTTCQLHLRSFRDGETVLIEPFRADAFPVKKDLKVDRSAFDRIISSGGFVSINTGQAPDATAIPITHQIAEEAFDSAACIGCGACVATCKNASAALFTSAKITHMVLLPQGKEERSNRVLNMVKQMDVEHFGHCSNTEACEVECPQGISVLNIARMNYEYSRALFFRKK
- a CDS encoding DUF7674 family protein translates to MMNVQMQTINQKMAVEYLKFFYPTIRSEITQLSKQNNFAGVMQATINYLKDLLLESKINIIGHHIKLMEFIYKKGNSYVKDMIENLFVRSFESFKKHTKIQYWNDLYNYMPVKFQEIYVEQQKKDEIFFGK
- a CDS encoding porin; the protein is MSLLLCLMLFYFSAKAQVPDSLHAKQETEDNVKYPVLQIKGLFQARYLVGMKNDVDVNGLHHSDGSGTNNNFMIKYMRVQVRAQISKRTEVVALANLADFKNDPKSRVLENAYLKYTFNPKLAFTVGQFRPWFGIEETYPIDIIKSLDWSNQYTEFGKLGWTSFQIGISATGQLELGKIPFQYAISVVNGNGKNQVNDNDDGKQYSSRLVFGLAKKYNLNLGLNGGIGEVFGKKIYAVGVDLNSLVNFDSKWSLDMQLEAKQGTNHPLYFAVAPELRPDNPDEYLIRGAYFLPNLRYEINHRNLSAFELSCRYEYLDTNFRLNSNPRQTITPMFGLEFLKNYGARIQLGVQFDRYKHSIANTSQYNNNLFIVQVQSRF
- a CDS encoding anion permease; translated protein: MKEINIKAIAITFAVALIIWFIPAPEGVAENAWHLFAIFAATILGIILKAAPMGTMCMMAIGFTALTQVVAPGDAGKSITKALSGFGDKVIWLIGISFFIARGFIKTGLGNRIAFLFIRIFGKSSLGLAYGLGLADVCLAPAIPSNTARGGGIIYPIMKSMAISFDSVPEKPETHRKLGSFLTLNSYYMNLISSSMFLTGTASNPMCQKFAANLGINITWMSWAAAGFVPGLVAFFVVPLVLYKLYPPELKKTSDAPKMAAQKLKEMGPISKNEWLMLLAFFILLGLWIFGGALSIDATTTAFIGLTLLLLTSVLTWEDVKSEKGAWDTIVWFAVLVMMASSLNELGFIGWFSDLIKVKIGHMTWTVAFPVIILVYFFSHYIFASATAHVAAMYAALLGVGVAVGIPPMLLAMMLGFLGSIYGVLTHYGHGPAPVFFGSGYVDLKAWWLRGLEIGIVLLIIYMGVGGLWMKVLGYY
- a CDS encoding DUF7674 family protein → MNYLQAAQEITDVVPDIQNELENNKSQNSYSVIQTFTDCIKNMIRQNDRNLLFKSLQKMDEIYKNGDVKLKNAVESTFIYSLDNFTTFCNEEYRKAIFTHISLDLQKIYSKQIYKHGM
- a CDS encoding succinate dehydrogenase cytochrome b subunit, producing the protein MLSTLSRKMLMCLTGLFLSFFLLIHFLGNLQLFLPQEQAHLQFNVYSHFLSGNIVIKIVSYVLYASIILHAIDGLIITLKNKKSGGIYQSDKRGRASKWASRNMGILGTLLLIFLVIHFQNFWYIYKFGNPPLDENGNKDLYILVVTVFKEWWYVIIYVLSMVALCYHLIHGIYSAVRTLGLFHPKFIKWFKTIGIAYSIIISVGFALMPIYVFFTAN
- a CDS encoding nucleoid-associated protein — translated: MFSKIVVHRVGNKINGESLILSQEELQLEEGMAESLEDYFLGSFKSEETFNFYSDTYLVNNHVFSSVSEIFDDKAKFLWEAENIAKHLFEVAENPRVMGGELFIVYFEDDREGDEKVDKIGIFKTEKREPFLKIAPQGESFEIEKDLGIGLSKIDKAALIYNNHKETGYVLSVVDNNKNGDMYYWFEDFLKVKQRDDEYFHTQEALMVYKDYITKQLPQEFEVSKADQADFLNKSINFFKEKEEFKLDEFASEVLVDEHVIESFNNFKTDYEQDMQINIAEEFPISEAAVKKTQRHFKSIIKLDKNFHIYIHGDRQKLATGEDEKGKYYMLYFDKEV